A single window of Zea mays cultivar B73 chromosome 10, Zm-B73-REFERENCE-NAM-5.0, whole genome shotgun sequence DNA harbors:
- the LOC103638413 gene encoding uncharacterized protein, with protein sequence MPFSPRPVNRSSSSLLHGSKHGRRCSFFFLSLCSLSRQQPWPTSTSMEQAPPTAMAPFPVLQRPPCHLPSHGRELHPRQWTLREIPLAPLFSQPCSSLFDFHGRPAPCPRRPGIPTAAHPLPAPPSAPWLQEASPWLTHRWPAASLAPCTLSSKKRRPYLLFPAAPPNRRAVGARQNAQLHFSMAASISLLRLPPKDSA encoded by the coding sequence ATGCCCTTCTCCCCTAGGCCGGTGAACAggtcttcttcctccctgcttCACGGCAGCAAGCATGGACGCCGCTGCTCCTTTTTTTTCCTCTCGCTCTGCTCGCTCAGCCGCCAGCAGCCATGGCCGACCTCCACTTCCATGGAGCAGGCGCCCCCAACAGCCATGGCGCCCTTCCCTGTTCTCCAGCGCCCTCCCTGCCATCTTCCCTCCCATGGGCGCGAGCTTCACCCTCGGCAATGGACGCTGCGCGAGATCCCCCTGGCGCCCCTATTTTCCCAGCCGTGCAGCTCCCTATTCGACTTCCATGGTCGCCCAGCTCCCTGTCCACGGCGCCCAGGAATTCCAACAGCAGCTCATCCCCTCCCAGCGCCCCCTTCTGCTCCATGGCTGCAAGAAGCCTCTCCATGGCTGACGCACAGGTGGCCAGCAGCTTCGCTCGCCCCTTGTACCTTGAGCAGCAAGAAGCGGCGCCCCTATCTCCTTTTCCCCGCAGCCCCACCAAATCGACGCGCCGTAGGTGCTCGACAAAATGCGCAGCTCCATTTCTCCATGGCCGCGAGCATTTCCTTGCTGCGACTGCCTCCCAAGGACAGCGCGTAG